The Nonlabens spongiae genome contains a region encoding:
- a CDS encoding UDP-N-acetylmuramate--L-alanine ligase, giving the protein MRVHFIAIGGSAMHNLALALHHKGYRVSGSDDTIFEPSKSRLERQGLLPEEYGWFPEKLTEDLDAVILGMHAKPDNPELLKAQELGLKIYSYPEYLYEQSKEKTRVVIGGSHGKTTITSMVLHVLHYHGHEVDYMVGAQLEGFDTMVHLTDENEFIILEGDEYLSSPIDRRPKFHLYKPNIALISGIAWDHINVFPTWENYVYQFEVFVDKMKNGSILVYNEDDPTVKEIAENATQPTRKHPYTIPEHEIIDGITYLETPEGSMPVEVFGKHNLSNLAGAKWICQHMGVDEEDFYEAIASFKGASKRLEKIAYDSDTVIFKDFAHSPSKVKATTAAVKNQYQNRKLIACLELHTYSSLNPEFLKEYEGALNQADEAVVFYSPDAVAIKKLDPVSESQIKDAFQHTDLIVMTDPKEFKNWLFQQGLENKTVLLMSSGNYGGLDFDEVKNLIAK; this is encoded by the coding sequence ATGCGCGTACATTTCATCGCGATAGGCGGTAGCGCCATGCATAATCTTGCACTGGCACTTCATCATAAGGGTTATAGAGTAAGCGGCAGCGACGACACCATTTTTGAACCCAGTAAATCGAGACTGGAACGGCAGGGTTTGTTGCCTGAAGAATATGGCTGGTTTCCAGAAAAGTTGACGGAAGATCTAGATGCGGTAATCTTGGGTATGCACGCAAAACCTGATAACCCTGAATTGTTGAAGGCTCAGGAGCTTGGTCTGAAAATCTATTCCTATCCAGAGTACCTTTACGAGCAATCAAAAGAAAAAACCAGAGTCGTCATAGGTGGTTCTCACGGCAAGACCACTATAACCAGTATGGTACTGCACGTTTTACACTATCACGGTCACGAGGTCGACTATATGGTAGGTGCCCAACTGGAAGGCTTTGATACGATGGTTCACTTAACTGATGAAAATGAGTTTATCATCCTCGAGGGAGATGAATATCTTTCCAGTCCTATAGACCGTCGTCCTAAATTCCATTTGTACAAGCCTAATATTGCTCTTATTTCCGGAATTGCTTGGGATCATATTAACGTATTCCCTACCTGGGAAAATTATGTGTATCAGTTTGAAGTTTTCGTAGATAAGATGAAAAATGGGAGTATACTGGTTTATAATGAAGATGATCCCACTGTCAAAGAAATCGCTGAAAATGCCACCCAACCCACGAGAAAACATCCATATACTATACCTGAGCACGAAATCATAGATGGGATAACCTATCTAGAAACACCTGAAGGCTCAATGCCGGTAGAGGTTTTTGGTAAACATAATTTGAGTAATCTTGCTGGTGCAAAGTGGATCTGCCAGCACATGGGAGTAGATGAAGAAGATTTTTATGAGGCCATAGCAAGTTTCAAAGGAGCGTCTAAAAGACTTGAAAAAATAGCTTATGACAGTGACACGGTAATCTTTAAGGATTTTGCCCACTCACCAAGCAAAGTAAAAGCAACAACTGCTGCAGTCAAAAATCAATATCAAAATCGCAAACTCATTGCTTGTCTGGAACTGCACACGTACTCCAGCCTCAATCCTGAATTTTTAAAAGAATATGAAGGCGCATTAAACCAAGCTGATGAAGCTGTCGTTTTTTACAGTCCAGATGCGGTAGCGATAAAAAAGCTAGATCCTGTAAGTGAATCTCAGATAAAAGATGCTTTTCAACATACGGACTTGATCGTTATGACCGATCCTAAAGAATTTAAAAACTGGTTGTTTCAGCAAGGTCTAGAAAACAAAACGGTTTTGCTTATGAGCAGCGGTAACTACGGTGGTCTTGATTTTGATGAGGTCAAAAATTTAATAGCAAAATAA
- the rsmA gene encoding 16S rRNA (adenine(1518)-N(6)/adenine(1519)-N(6))-dimethyltransferase RsmA has protein sequence MSKYKHKHSKKSFDKGVQAKKHLGQHFLKDEGVALRIADCLSYKGYDQVLEIGPGTGVLTKHVLRKNIKVTAMELDSESVVYLKHSFGLEHPKIVSPKTFEVIEADFLKEDLSEIYGDRSFAIIGNFPYNISTQIVFKALEYRDQVIEFGGMFQKEVAQRICAPHGSKTYGILSVLSQAYYDAEYLFTVKPGVFNPPPKVDSGVLLLSRKQDYNNLPCSYQTLSRVVKLAFQQRRKTLRNSLKSLNLPDGLREDKIFDLRPEQISVEDFIGLAARIEKLS, from the coding sequence TTGTCAAAATACAAACACAAACACTCAAAAAAATCGTTTGATAAAGGCGTTCAGGCAAAGAAACATCTAGGTCAGCATTTCCTCAAAGATGAAGGCGTGGCGTTGCGTATCGCAGACTGTTTGAGTTATAAAGGTTATGATCAGGTACTTGAAATAGGTCCCGGTACAGGTGTTTTGACAAAGCACGTTTTGCGCAAAAATATCAAGGTCACTGCGATGGAACTGGATAGTGAGTCTGTCGTTTATTTGAAACACAGTTTCGGGCTAGAGCATCCCAAGATCGTTAGCCCAAAGACTTTTGAGGTGATAGAAGCTGACTTCCTTAAAGAAGATCTTTCTGAAATCTATGGAGATCGAAGTTTTGCGATTATAGGCAACTTCCCCTACAATATTAGTACGCAAATTGTTTTTAAGGCGCTGGAATATAGAGACCAGGTCATTGAATTCGGTGGTATGTTTCAAAAAGAGGTTGCTCAACGCATTTGTGCACCACATGGTTCAAAAACCTATGGAATTCTATCTGTTTTGTCTCAAGCTTACTATGACGCTGAATATTTGTTCACCGTAAAACCTGGAGTGTTTAATCCACCGCCCAAGGTGGATAGTGGAGTGTTACTGCTTTCGCGAAAGCAAGACTACAACAATCTACCCTGCTCTTATCAAACGCTAAGCAGAGTTGTAAAACTAGCCTTTCAACAAAGGCGTAAAACTTTACGTAATTCATTGAAATCGCTTAATCTGCCTGATGGATTGCGGGAAGACAAAATTTTTGATTTAAGACCAGAACAAATTAGTGTTGAAGACTTTATTGGGTTAGCTGCGCGCATAGAGAAACTATCCTGA
- the mgtE gene encoding magnesium transporter, whose protein sequence is MQFAISEDFLDKIIGLIEREDRAELTIILQDLHFADIAEIIDELNLEQAVFLVKLLDSEKTSEALMELDEDQRDRVLNALSPKEIAGELGEMDTDDAADILNDLPDDVAQEVINQMEDEQHIEDIVDLLRYDENSAGGLMAKELVKVNENWTVTGCVSEMRAQAENVTRVHSIYVVDNGNKLKGRLSLKDLLTSSESTPIKEVYIPKVDKVNVNTTGEEVARIMRKYDLEAIPVVDELDRLVGRITIDDIVDFITEEAEKDYQLASGISQDVEANDSIWDLTKARLPWLVLGLVGGIGAAAIMGRFEHMIAEHAILFLFTPLIAAMAGNVGVQSSAIIVQGIANDDLKGSIGNRLLKEVLLAMLNGFILAILLFAYTFITEGGILTASAISVSLFAVIIVAGLIGTFVPLFLHKRGIDPALATGPFITTSNDIFGILIYFMIAKTIIGI, encoded by the coding sequence ATGCAGTTTGCTATATCAGAAGATTTTCTTGACAAAATAATAGGTTTGATTGAGCGCGAGGATCGTGCCGAGCTCACGATTATTTTGCAAGATCTTCACTTTGCTGATATCGCTGAGATCATAGACGAGCTCAATCTTGAACAGGCAGTCTTCTTAGTTAAGTTACTGGATTCTGAAAAAACATCTGAAGCTCTTATGGAGCTGGATGAAGATCAGCGAGACCGTGTACTTAATGCACTCAGTCCTAAAGAAATTGCTGGAGAGTTAGGTGAGATGGATACTGATGATGCCGCAGATATTCTTAATGACCTTCCTGATGACGTTGCACAAGAAGTCATCAACCAGATGGAAGATGAGCAGCACATCGAGGATATCGTGGACTTGTTGCGCTATGATGAGAACAGCGCAGGTGGTCTCATGGCAAAAGAATTGGTTAAAGTCAATGAGAACTGGACAGTCACTGGCTGTGTAAGTGAAATGCGCGCACAAGCTGAAAATGTGACCCGTGTCCATTCCATTTATGTAGTCGATAATGGCAATAAACTAAAAGGGAGGTTGTCGCTCAAAGATTTACTTACCAGTAGCGAGAGTACACCCATTAAAGAAGTTTATATACCTAAAGTAGATAAGGTAAATGTTAATACCACGGGTGAAGAGGTTGCTCGTATCATGCGTAAATACGATCTAGAGGCCATTCCAGTGGTTGATGAACTGGATCGTCTAGTAGGTCGTATAACCATTGATGACATAGTAGATTTCATTACTGAAGAGGCAGAAAAAGATTACCAGCTCGCCTCTGGTATATCACAAGATGTTGAGGCAAATGATAGTATTTGGGATTTGACTAAGGCGCGATTACCCTGGCTCGTTCTTGGACTAGTGGGTGGAATAGGGGCTGCCGCCATCATGGGGAGGTTTGAACACATGATTGCAGAGCATGCCATACTATTTCTGTTTACACCACTTATTGCGGCCATGGCGGGCAATGTAGGTGTACAATCCAGTGCTATTATCGTTCAGGGTATTGCAAATGATGATTTAAAGGGAAGTATAGGGAATCGACTATTGAAAGAGGTGCTGCTAGCCATGCTTAATGGCTTTATCCTAGCGATCTTACTATTTGCCTACACGTTCATTACAGAGGGTGGGATTCTCACCGCTTCAGCCATTTCTGTATCTTTGTTTGCGGTAATTATTGTTGCGGGTCTCATTGGAACTTTTGTACCACTTTTTTTGCATAAGCGTGGAATTGATCCAGCTTTGGCAACGGGACCATTTATAACGACCAGCAATGACATTTTTGGAATTTTGATTTATTTTATGATCGCTAAGACGATTATAGGCATTTAA